Proteins from a single region of Paenibacillus sp. BIHB 4019:
- a CDS encoding NAD(P)/FAD-dependent oxidoreductase yields the protein MSEQLELYDVTIIGGGPAGLYAAFYSGMRDMKTKVIDAQEELGGRMLIYPEKMIWDVGGVTPILCEKLIGQLKQQSQTFDPTIELGQQIRNLTRLEDGTYMLEASTGEKHWTRTVILAIGRGILKMAKLELEGAERYEVSNLHYTVQELEPFRGKRVLISGGGNSAVDWANELEPIAAQVTVIHRREYFGGHEKNVIKMKTSSCDVRTPWEVTQLYSGDGSTISKVTVRHLETEETEQLEVDAVIVNHGLKSDFSGIRDWGIGMDEWCVYVTPKLETNLPGIFAAGDFASYDSKLNLIAGAFTDAALAVNSAKLFIDPKADGVAYVSSHNSRFKEKNLALGVKEEDA from the coding sequence GTGTCAGAACAGCTGGAATTATACGATGTAACGATTATTGGCGGCGGTCCAGCAGGACTATATGCTGCTTTCTATAGCGGGATGAGGGACATGAAGACGAAGGTGATTGATGCTCAGGAAGAGCTGGGCGGACGGATGCTGATTTACCCGGAAAAAATGATTTGGGATGTAGGGGGCGTCACCCCGATTTTATGTGAGAAGCTTATTGGACAGCTCAAGCAGCAGTCGCAAACCTTTGACCCGACCATTGAGCTTGGGCAGCAAATTCGCAATTTGACGAGGCTTGAGGACGGAACGTATATGCTTGAAGCCTCTACGGGGGAGAAGCATTGGACGCGTACTGTTATTTTGGCGATTGGCCGGGGCATCTTGAAGATGGCGAAGCTGGAGCTGGAGGGCGCCGAGCGCTACGAAGTATCCAATTTGCATTATACGGTGCAGGAGCTGGAGCCGTTTCGAGGCAAGCGGGTGCTTATTTCCGGCGGCGGCAATTCGGCTGTCGACTGGGCGAATGAGCTGGAGCCGATTGCAGCGCAAGTGACGGTTATTCATCGCCGGGAGTATTTTGGCGGCCATGAGAAAAACGTCATCAAGATGAAAACCTCCTCCTGCGACGTCCGCACGCCATGGGAGGTCACGCAGCTGTACAGCGGCGATGGTTCGACGATCAGCAAGGTAACGGTGAGACATTTGGAGACGGAGGAAACAGAGCAGCTGGAGGTGGATGCTGTCATCGTCAACCACGGGCTGAAATCCGATTTCAGCGGCATTAGAGATTGGGGCATCGGCATGGATGAGTGGTGCGTATACGTCACTCCGAAGCTGGAGACGAATTTGCCAGGCATTTTCGCCGCAGGCGACTTTGCTTCTTATGACAGCAAGCTGAACCTGATTGCCGGAGCGTTTACGGATGCCGCGCTAGCGGTCAACAGTGCCAAGCTTTTCATAGATCCGAAGGCGGATGGGGTTGCTTACGTCTCCTCGCATAATTCCCGCTTTAAGGAGAAAAATCTAGCTCTCGGCGTTAAAGAAGAAGATGCTTAA
- a CDS encoding aldo/keto reductase family protein: MQFRNLGKSGLKVSEISLGSWLTYGGYVERDNAVKAIETAYGLGINFFDTANVYERGEAEKVMGETLRAYPRESYVLATKVFGKMGDGPNDQGLSRKHITEQCHASLKRLGADYIDLYYCHRHDPNTPMEETLRALDDLVRQGKVLYVGISEWTAAQMAEAHAIADRYLLDRIIANQPIYNMFNRYIEKEVIPFGERGGIGQVVFSPLAQGLLTGKYSSASELPADSRAAKLENMRKNVTDEKIAKVQQLGKIASELELSVGQLALAWILRQPNVSSALVGASRPEQVEENAKAAGVELSADVLERIEEILA, translated from the coding sequence ATGCAATTTCGTAATTTAGGAAAAAGCGGTTTGAAAGTCAGCGAGATCAGTCTGGGAAGCTGGTTGACATACGGGGGTTACGTGGAACGCGACAACGCTGTTAAAGCGATTGAAACCGCCTATGGCTTAGGCATTAATTTTTTTGATACCGCCAATGTGTATGAGCGGGGCGAGGCCGAGAAGGTGATGGGCGAAACGCTGCGTGCGTATCCCCGCGAATCCTACGTGCTTGCAACGAAAGTGTTTGGCAAAATGGGCGATGGTCCGAATGACCAAGGGCTGTCTCGCAAGCATATTACGGAGCAGTGCCATGCCAGCCTGAAACGTTTGGGCGCCGACTATATTGATCTTTATTACTGCCACCGCCATGATCCGAATACGCCGATGGAGGAGACGCTGCGTGCGCTGGACGATCTGGTTCGCCAGGGGAAAGTGCTGTACGTCGGCATCAGCGAATGGACAGCGGCGCAGATGGCGGAAGCGCATGCGATCGCTGATCGTTATTTGCTGGACCGCATCATAGCCAATCAGCCGATCTATAATATGTTTAACCGATACATTGAGAAGGAAGTCATCCCTTTCGGGGAGCGTGGCGGCATTGGCCAAGTGGTGTTCTCGCCGCTGGCGCAGGGCTTGTTGACGGGCAAATACAGCTCGGCAAGTGAGCTTCCGGCGGACAGCCGGGCAGCAAAGCTTGAGAACATGCGTAAAAATGTGACCGACGAGAAAATCGCCAAGGTGCAGCAGTTGGGCAAAATCGCATCGGAGCTGGAACTGTCGGTTGGACAGCTGGCGTTGGCCTGGATTTTGCGCCAGCCGAATGTGTCCAGTGCGCTTGTGGGCGCCAGCCGTCCGGAGCAGGTCGAAGAAAATGCCAAAGCGGCGGGTGTAGAGCTTAGCGCTGACGTTTTGGAGCGAATCGAGGAAATATTAGCTTAA
- a CDS encoding SDR family oxidoreductase yields MTNLSLKNKRVVIIGGSSGIGLATAQQALEQGASVVIAGRSEAKLAAARQTLRSDKVETLALDNRYNSQLELFFKEIGSFDHLFTPGASYVRGPITSDEATAESCFKAKFWPQYYAVKYALPYVQPGGSVVLMSGAFSQRPLADGASYAACNGAIESLGKALAVELAPKKIRANVISPGTIYTAFNWEGAEQATRDASYDAYTNMNVLGRVGEAAEAAHTVVYLMTNSYTTGTTLHPDGGYLLR; encoded by the coding sequence ATGACTAATCTATCTTTGAAAAATAAACGCGTCGTCATCATTGGCGGCAGCTCGGGAATTGGCCTGGCGACGGCCCAGCAGGCGCTTGAACAAGGGGCGTCCGTCGTCATTGCCGGACGATCCGAAGCGAAGCTGGCAGCAGCCCGCCAGACGCTCCGCTCTGACAAGGTGGAGACGCTTGCGCTGGATAATCGCTACAACAGCCAGCTGGAACTCTTTTTCAAGGAAATCGGCAGCTTCGACCACTTGTTCACTCCGGGAGCCTCTTATGTGCGGGGGCCGATTACTTCAGATGAAGCGACAGCGGAAAGCTGCTTCAAGGCGAAGTTCTGGCCGCAATATTATGCGGTGAAATATGCTCTCCCTTATGTTCAGCCAGGCGGCTCCGTCGTGCTTATGTCAGGCGCATTCAGCCAGCGGCCGCTCGCCGATGGCGCGTCCTATGCGGCCTGCAACGGCGCAATTGAAAGCTTGGGGAAGGCACTTGCTGTCGAGCTCGCGCCGAAGAAAATAAGAGCCAATGTCATCTCGCCGGGCACGATTTATACGGCTTTTAATTGGGAGGGCGCCGAGCAGGCAACCCGCGATGCCTCCTATGACGCTTACACGAATATGAATGTGCTGGGCCGAGTTGGGGAAGCGGCAGAAGCCGCCCATACGGTTGTCTATTTAATGACGAACAGCTACACGACAGGCACGACCTTGCATCCTGACGGCGGCTATTTGCTGCGCTAG
- the cysC gene encoding adenylyl-sulfate kinase — protein MKHETPPNVRHMPIVSKDERHQLNGHKSCVLWFTGLSGSGKSTLALEVEHELFKRHMHSYVLDGDNLRLGLNQGLGFSQQDRSENVRRIGEAARLFADAGLIVLVAAISPYRADRERVRSFFSEDEFIEIYVKCPLGECERRDPKGLYKKARAGKIHDFTGISSVYEAPGQPEILIASDRQTPKESVRLILDYLRDNGCL, from the coding sequence ATGAAACATGAAACGCCCCCTAATGTGCGGCACATGCCCATAGTAAGCAAGGACGAGCGGCATCAGCTGAACGGGCATAAAAGCTGCGTGCTGTGGTTTACCGGATTGTCCGGCTCTGGCAAATCGACTTTGGCCTTAGAAGTAGAGCATGAGCTGTTTAAGCGCCATATGCACAGCTATGTTTTGGATGGGGACAATCTTCGACTTGGCTTAAATCAAGGGCTCGGCTTCAGCCAGCAGGACCGCAGTGAAAATGTCCGCCGCATTGGCGAAGCGGCCCGGCTGTTCGCCGATGCCGGATTGATTGTGCTGGTCGCTGCCATCTCCCCCTACCGCGCCGATCGCGAGCGGGTCAGATCCTTTTTTTCCGAGGACGAGTTTATTGAGATTTATGTCAAATGCCCCCTTGGTGAATGTGAACGCCGAGATCCGAAGGGCCTGTACAAAAAAGCACGTGCCGGTAAAATCCATGATTTCACAGGCATATCCTCTGTTTACGAAGCGCCAGGGCAGCCTGAAATACTCATCGCAAGCGATAGGCAAACGCCTAAGGAATCCGTCCGCCTCATTTTAGATTATTTAAGGGATAACGGCTGCTTGTAA
- a CDS encoding sulfotransferase domain-containing protein, with protein MKTSKEPLLLYVHIPKTGGTSFTQAIVEHCPKAVYYFQVADKPDLLRQTLKKADALCGHLPFGLHHTTTRPCQYVTMLRDPVDQIASFFYFKYKNKNYPDNYNPYLTFEEFLNNSYFDPEYVNVQTRFLSGELGSTSPNLNLAIRNLEQHISFAGITELYAESQFLFMKIMGWEPKVYSKINANENRPPKTELTSDMIDLILLKNASDVELYYLARQLLLKKIYALPHASREEFRLYKRNCCWQGEDELGYY; from the coding sequence ATGAAAACATCCAAGGAGCCATTGCTGCTGTATGTACACATTCCGAAAACCGGGGGAACCTCGTTCACACAGGCGATTGTCGAGCATTGCCCGAAGGCGGTTTACTATTTTCAGGTAGCGGATAAACCCGATTTGCTGCGGCAAACCCTCAAAAAGGCCGATGCGCTATGCGGCCACCTCCCATTCGGTCTCCACCATACCACCACCCGCCCCTGCCAATATGTAACAATGCTTCGTGATCCGGTGGACCAGATCGCCTCCTTCTTTTATTTTAAATACAAAAATAAAAATTATCCCGATAACTACAATCCCTATCTTACGTTCGAGGAGTTTTTGAATAATTCGTATTTCGATCCTGAGTATGTGAATGTGCAAACCCGTTTTCTGAGCGGAGAGCTAGGCAGCACGTCCCCCAATTTGAACTTGGCCATTAGGAATTTGGAACAGCACATTTCTTTTGCTGGCATTACTGAGCTTTATGCGGAATCGCAATTTTTGTTTATGAAAATAATGGGCTGGGAACCGAAGGTTTATTCAAAAATAAATGCCAATGAAAATCGCCCGCCGAAAACGGAACTGACAAGCGATATGATCGACCTCATTCTTCTTAAAAACGCCAGTGATGTTGAGCTGTACTATTTAGCCCGCCAGCTTCTGTTGAAGAAAATTTATGCGCTTCCGCACGCCTCCCGTGAGGAGTTTCGCCTATATAAACGTAATTGCTGCTGGCAAGGCGAGGACGAATTGGGTTACTATTAA
- a CDS encoding HAD family hydrolase, whose protein sequence is MKDNRLTNRFAHDAALEKHPAAPAVKGIFFDVDDTLYDHLPPFTKAVQDVLQLGEAFPYEAAYRRMRHYSDVLSEQMGGAGALEAGAVTELMRTRRFQLALGEFDVALTNEQAAAIQAAYIGCQYDIIMFPGAKAMLERLVKAGYIVGLITNGAGAHQRRKIEAMDIDDLIPRGRQFISGEVGWDKPDPRIFKLVNERTGTLPENSIYIGDSWNNDVVGALQAGWTSIWFNHRQVQPLTEHAPAYIMSGYADLQEQLVKMGVLPE, encoded by the coding sequence GTGAAGGATAACCGCTTAACAAATAGATTCGCACATGATGCTGCACTAGAAAAACATCCCGCAGCTCCCGCTGTAAAAGGCATTTTTTTCGATGTAGATGATACGCTGTATGACCATTTGCCCCCATTCACTAAAGCGGTACAAGACGTGCTTCAGCTTGGCGAAGCCTTCCCCTACGAAGCAGCCTATCGCCGCATGCGGCATTACAGCGATGTGCTGTCTGAGCAAATGGGCGGCGCTGGCGCACTGGAGGCTGGGGCGGTGACGGAGCTGATGCGGACGCGCCGCTTCCAGCTGGCGCTAGGCGAGTTCGATGTAGCGCTCACGAACGAGCAGGCCGCAGCAATACAGGCTGCCTACATTGGCTGCCAATATGACATCATAATGTTTCCGGGGGCAAAAGCCATGCTTGAGCGGCTTGTAAAAGCCGGGTATATCGTTGGCCTCATTACTAACGGAGCTGGCGCTCATCAGCGCCGCAAAATCGAAGCGATGGATATCGACGATCTGATTCCGCGTGGCCGTCAGTTCATTTCCGGCGAAGTCGGCTGGGACAAGCCCGACCCGCGGATTTTCAAGCTGGTGAATGAGCGTACAGGCACGCTGCCCGAGAATAGCATCTACATTGGCGACTCTTGGAATAATGATGTAGTAGGCGCCCTGCAGGCGGGCTGGACCTCCATTTGGTTCAACCACCGCCAGGTGCAGCCGTTAACGGAGCACGCCCCTGCCTATATAATGTCTGGCTATGCGGATTTGCAGGAGCAGCTGGTGAAAATGGGCGTTTTGCCTGAATAA
- a CDS encoding AraC family transcriptional regulator, producing the protein MDSSLYEPFHSYSNGYLNMLRPSGAPDFDPTADYMKLPEQMGSGFLMRTKLRPGMELIVADCRLHSDQKLRFHSTIPAVELSFWLNGSSSIMMTGQQLYINSCSSQLSFNRQMDAQMQCQGGNPILACEIRLAEPLFMQLAESFGGASELDFKRLLSTKPMRLFQESMNIQDQLHARELLYCPYVPAMRKMFLEGKALELLASYMQRHLFEGGNAALRRTNRLDRTDLDSLHAAAELLVHRMDDPPALPELARLVGLSEFKLKYGFRELYDTTVFGYLREKRMERALLLLRLEKVSVYEAAIATGYSNPSHFAAVFREKFGINPGKWKMQRE; encoded by the coding sequence ATGGATAGCTCCCTCTATGAACCGTTTCACAGCTACTCTAACGGTTATTTAAACATGCTGCGGCCATCGGGAGCTCCTGACTTTGACCCAACTGCCGACTATATGAAGCTGCCTGAGCAAATGGGAAGCGGTTTTCTGATGCGGACCAAGCTGCGTCCAGGGATGGAGCTCATAGTGGCAGACTGCCGCTTGCACTCCGATCAGAAGCTTCGTTTCCACTCAACTATTCCTGCTGTCGAGCTAAGCTTTTGGCTTAACGGCAGCAGCAGCATTATGATGACGGGCCAGCAATTGTACATCAACAGCTGCTCTTCACAGCTCTCCTTTAACCGCCAAATGGATGCTCAAATGCAGTGTCAAGGCGGCAACCCGATACTCGCTTGCGAGATTCGGCTTGCGGAGCCCTTATTTATGCAATTGGCGGAATCCTTCGGCGGTGCCTCGGAGCTGGATTTCAAGCGATTGCTCTCGACCAAGCCTATGCGCCTATTCCAAGAGAGTATGAATATTCAAGATCAGCTTCATGCCCGCGAGCTGTTATACTGCCCTTATGTTCCAGCAATGCGCAAAATGTTCTTGGAAGGAAAAGCGCTGGAGCTGCTTGCCAGCTATATGCAGCGGCATTTATTTGAAGGGGGCAACGCCGCCCTTCGCCGCACAAACCGGCTGGATCGGACAGACTTGGACAGCCTGCATGCAGCTGCCGAGCTATTGGTCCACCGAATGGACGATCCCCCTGCCCTTCCCGAGCTTGCCCGCTTGGTTGGCCTAAGCGAGTTCAAGCTCAAATATGGTTTCCGGGAACTGTACGATACGACCGTCTTTGGCTATTTGCGCGAAAAAAGGATGGAAAGGGCGCTCCTGCTGCTGCGGCTTGAGAAGGTTAGCGTCTACGAAGCCGCAATTGCTACTGGCTACTCCAACCCCAGTCATTTCGCCGCTGTATTTCGCGAAAAATTCGGCATAAACCCTGGCAAATGGAAAATGCAGCGAGAATAG
- a CDS encoding ECF transporter S component: MNHSTTAQPINKGFSKRRKGALKTKDILVAGMIAVVFAFVQIGMTYAFMATTASIGPVYARLLNGFWFMSGFMALSIIRKPGVGFVSQAIAGLVMIPLTPFGMMILFGTLINGLLTELIFLITRYRRYSTPVFAIGMSVISLIYTLLEYGPSGYGGLSLAVQTGILGASMVSGILCGWLCRKLTVALLKTGLLSGYTDN, encoded by the coding sequence ATGAATCACTCTACTACTGCACAACCGATCAACAAAGGATTTTCGAAAAGAAGGAAAGGCGCTTTGAAAACCAAGGATATTCTCGTAGCTGGCATGATTGCCGTCGTATTCGCTTTTGTCCAAATCGGGATGACCTATGCTTTTATGGCAACAACGGCATCCATTGGCCCCGTCTATGCCCGGCTTTTAAATGGTTTTTGGTTTATGTCCGGCTTCATGGCCTTATCTATTATCCGCAAACCGGGCGTTGGGTTCGTCTCTCAAGCTATTGCAGGCCTTGTCATGATTCCATTAACGCCATTTGGCATGATGATATTGTTCGGCACCTTAATTAACGGCTTGCTTACGGAGCTTATCTTCCTCATTACCCGCTATCGCCGCTACTCAACGCCCGTTTTCGCAATTGGCATGAGCGTTATTAGCCTAATCTATACGTTGCTGGAATACGGCCCTTCCGGCTATGGCGGTTTGTCCCTCGCTGTCCAGACAGGTATTTTGGGAGCAAGCATGGTTAGTGGAATTCTATGCGGATGGCTTTGCAGAAAGCTCACCGTAGCATTGTTAAAAACCGGACTGCTGTCTGGATATACGGACAATTAA
- a CDS encoding ABC transporter ATP-binding protein — MSSHKHIEYERASFVYPGHSPSGESGFDLQIMDGETVLLLGPSGSGKSTLALCLSGLIPHAIAGELSGHIRINGVDTQLTEPGQLAETVGTVFQDPEAQAIMMTVEDEVAFGLENLGVAPEEMEERITEALRQTGLSTKRLMEIDNLSGGQKQRLALASVLAMKPSILVLDEPTSNLDPVGTDDIFQILRELKATRRHTILIIEHKLDELVDIVDRVVVIDDHGQLVCSAAPELVFYDWAEELNRLGIWMPKAVELAKCWQGSLSLLNSRPLTTEQLEKAVLATIKRGLAKPNDFTGHPLFFNGNNTAEGQPAAISQNNREQQLLLEIRPIQSPSLRATCLKPLELQVHKGEFWAIVGENGAGKTTLARHLMGLSPVRAGTVFLDGRDCTSYSARELASKIGYVFQNPEHQFVTERVQDEVAFGLLELGMTSLGIAVVVEQLLSRFGLSKYADIHPFRLSHGQKRRLSVAVMLAASQELLILDEPTFGQDRRYAAELMEMLKELQRSGRTILMITHDMSLVAEYAEFAAVLSQGSIHYSGPVMELFSNKDTLAPFGLKLPPAVVLEQRLAKQIGGPPICNKEPI; from the coding sequence GTGAGTAGTCATAAACATATCGAATACGAGCGCGCTTCCTTCGTTTATCCCGGACATTCACCGTCTGGCGAATCAGGCTTTGATCTGCAAATAATGGATGGTGAAACGGTTCTGCTGCTCGGCCCATCGGGTTCAGGCAAAAGCACGCTGGCCTTGTGCCTGTCCGGCCTTATTCCGCATGCGATTGCTGGTGAACTGAGTGGGCATATTCGAATTAATGGCGTGGACACGCAGCTTACAGAGCCGGGACAGCTCGCAGAAACAGTAGGCACCGTCTTTCAAGACCCAGAAGCACAGGCTATCATGATGACAGTCGAAGACGAAGTAGCCTTTGGCTTGGAAAATCTCGGGGTAGCACCGGAGGAGATGGAAGAGCGTATTACTGAAGCTTTGCGGCAAACCGGTTTATCTACAAAACGATTAATGGAAATTGACAACCTTTCCGGCGGGCAAAAGCAGCGTCTTGCGCTAGCCTCCGTTCTCGCGATGAAACCAAGCATTCTCGTGCTTGATGAACCGACGTCCAATTTGGACCCTGTTGGCACGGATGATATATTTCAAATTTTACGGGAGCTAAAGGCGACTCGCCGCCACACGATTCTAATTATCGAGCATAAGCTTGATGAATTAGTCGATATAGTTGATCGCGTCGTCGTGATTGACGACCATGGACAGCTCGTTTGCAGCGCTGCGCCTGAGCTGGTCTTTTACGATTGGGCAGAAGAGCTCAACCGCCTTGGCATTTGGATGCCTAAAGCGGTTGAACTCGCTAAATGCTGGCAAGGCAGCTTGAGCCTATTGAATAGTCGGCCGCTTACTACCGAGCAGTTGGAAAAGGCCGTACTGGCGACGATCAAGCGCGGGTTGGCTAAGCCAAATGATTTCACTGGCCATCCTTTATTTTTTAACGGCAATAATACGGCCGAAGGACAACCTGCGGCGATTTCTCAAAATAATAGAGAACAGCAGCTGCTGCTGGAAATTCGGCCTATTCAGTCTCCTTCGCTCCGCGCAACATGTCTTAAGCCATTAGAGCTGCAAGTTCACAAGGGCGAGTTTTGGGCTATCGTTGGCGAGAACGGTGCCGGCAAAACGACGCTTGCCCGCCATCTAATGGGGCTTTCTCCCGTGCGAGCCGGTACGGTTTTCCTTGATGGCCGGGACTGTACCTCGTATTCTGCGCGCGAGCTGGCTTCAAAAATAGGCTATGTATTTCAAAATCCAGAGCATCAGTTTGTAACTGAACGGGTGCAGGATGAAGTCGCATTTGGCTTGCTCGAGCTAGGTATGACATCTCTAGGAATTGCTGTGGTTGTTGAACAGCTACTTAGCCGCTTCGGTCTATCTAAATACGCAGATATCCATCCGTTCCGTCTAAGCCACGGGCAGAAAAGAAGGCTGAGCGTTGCCGTCATGCTGGCCGCCTCACAAGAGCTGCTCATTCTCGATGAACCGACCTTCGGTCAGGATCGTCGCTATGCAGCTGAGCTGATGGAGATGTTGAAAGAATTGCAGCGAAGCGGAAGAACCATTTTAATGATTACACATGACATGTCCCTCGTCGCTGAATATGCCGAGTTTGCCGCGGTACTGTCCCAAGGCTCGATTCATTATAGCGGACCCGTTATGGAACTGTTCAGCAACAAGGATACGCTTGCACCATTTGGGCTGAAGCTGCCTCCAGCCGTCGTGCTGGAGCAACGCTTAGCCAAGCAGATTGGAGGCCCTCCTATATGCAACAAGGAACCTATCTAA
- a CDS encoding energy-coupling factor transporter transmembrane component T — MQQGTYLTHRAALHRLNPLIKLIAVAPVMLLATLVTDPWTPLALIIANAIIVMVGGRVSAIRYGKKCIPMLSIACGTLLFYPILASSSLTAGSTLLVELGPLKLYAAGVLYGAATALRLFSIFSITMLFVMTTDSSDFVRAMIQQWKLNERFGYAVLAVFRFIPDLRRELGAVQAAHRVRGMTGGTSGTKLAERLRRYMVPLLASAIRRAERTAYAMDARGFGSTKQRTFYRKYAFSKQDLLFLVFYWLLTSLIMIAIDQAGLMGELSFLKMQ; from the coding sequence ATGCAACAAGGAACCTATCTAACGCACCGGGCGGCGCTTCATCGACTTAACCCGCTTATCAAGCTGATTGCTGTCGCTCCGGTTATGCTGCTGGCGACGCTCGTCACCGATCCTTGGACTCCTCTTGCGCTGATTATCGCAAACGCGATAATCGTAATGGTAGGTGGACGAGTATCAGCGATCCGTTATGGAAAAAAATGCATCCCCATGCTGTCTATAGCTTGTGGAACGCTGTTGTTTTATCCAATACTCGCCAGCTCAAGCCTGACGGCCGGCTCAACTCTCTTAGTCGAGCTTGGCCCGCTGAAACTATATGCAGCTGGCGTTTTGTACGGCGCGGCCACTGCACTGCGGCTTTTTTCCATCTTTTCTATTACTATGTTATTTGTCATGACGACAGATTCCTCTGACTTTGTTCGCGCTATGATTCAGCAGTGGAAATTAAATGAACGCTTCGGCTATGCTGTATTAGCCGTTTTTCGCTTCATTCCCGATCTGCGCCGCGAGCTAGGGGCTGTACAGGCCGCACACCGAGTACGAGGAATGACTGGCGGTACGAGCGGCACGAAGCTTGCGGAACGTCTGCGACGGTATATGGTACCGCTGCTGGCCTCCGCCATTCGCCGCGCAGAGCGGACGGCTTATGCCATGGATGCGCGCGGATTCGGATCTACTAAACAACGTACTTTTTACCGCAAATACGCTTTTTCGAAACAAGATTTATTGTTCCTTGTGTTTTATTGGCTGCTCACTTCCCTTATTATGATTGCAATAGACCAAGCAGGCTTGATGGGCGAGCTGTCTTTCCTTAAAATGCAGTAA
- a CDS encoding diaminopimelate dehydrogenase yields the protein MAEQIRIGIVGYGNLGRGVELAIKQSPDLRLDAIFTRRNPDSIPSETKAYSIEDAEKFTGDIDVMILCGGSATDLPEQGPAFARLFHTVDSFDTHARIPEYFEQVDAAAKASGKISVISTGWDPGLFSLSRLLAEAILPEGKEYTFWGKGVSQGHSDAIRRVNGVKNGVQYTIPVEEAVNRVRSGENPELTTREKHLRECYIVAEEGANQEAIADEIRNMPNYFADYDTVVHFVDEATLKAEHSAMPHGGTVLRSGKTGTNSTQIIEFGLTLDSNPEFTASVLVAYARAAYKLAQEGGAGAKTVFDIPFGLLSPKSAAQLRKELL from the coding sequence ATGGCTGAACAAATTCGCATTGGCATTGTAGGTTACGGCAACTTGGGCCGCGGCGTGGAGCTTGCCATCAAACAAAGTCCGGATCTGCGTCTGGATGCTATTTTTACCCGCAGAAATCCAGATTCTATTCCGTCTGAGACGAAAGCATATTCCATTGAAGACGCAGAAAAATTCACTGGCGACATTGACGTTATGATTTTGTGCGGCGGCTCGGCAACAGATCTGCCAGAGCAGGGTCCTGCTTTTGCCCGCCTGTTCCACACCGTCGACAGCTTTGATACGCATGCCCGCATTCCTGAATATTTTGAGCAGGTAGATGCAGCTGCGAAAGCAAGCGGCAAAATCAGCGTCATTTCCACAGGCTGGGATCCAGGCTTGTTCTCTCTTAGCCGTCTGCTGGCGGAAGCGATTTTGCCGGAGGGCAAGGAGTACACGTTCTGGGGCAAAGGGGTAAGCCAAGGCCACTCCGATGCGATTCGCCGTGTCAATGGCGTCAAGAATGGCGTGCAATATACGATTCCCGTTGAAGAAGCGGTTAATCGTGTACGAAGCGGGGAAAATCCTGAGCTTACAACGCGTGAGAAGCATCTTAGAGAATGTTATATCGTAGCAGAAGAAGGCGCGAATCAAGAAGCGATTGCCGATGAAATCCGCAATATGCCGAACTATTTTGCCGACTATGATACGGTTGTGCATTTTGTAGACGAAGCGACGCTGAAAGCAGAGCATTCCGCAATGCCGCATGGCGGCACGGTACTGCGCAGCGGCAAAACCGGAACGAACAGCACGCAAATTATTGAATTTGGTCTTACGCTGGACAGCAACCCTGAGTTCACGGCAAGCGTGCTTGTCGCTTATGCGAGAGCAGCCTACAAGCTTGCTCAAGAAGGTGGAGCTGGCGCGAAAACCGTCTTTGATATTCCGTTCGGCCTTCTGTCGCCGAAATCCGCAGCACAGCTGCGTAAGGAATTGCTGTAA